DNA from Roseimicrobium sp. ORNL1:
AGTGCTGTTCCTGAAATATTACGAGGGACAGTGCAGCTTCTCCGAAGTGGATGACCTGCTCCGCCAGCATGGCTTCTGGCTCTATCGATTCTATGAGTCCGCGCATGCCGACGATGGCCGACTGCTGCAGTCCAACGGTCTCTGGTTGAACAACGCCCTTTTCCCCCACGCTGGTCGTCCGCTGGACGGCTGGGAGAAACAACTGAATTCGAGAGTGTCTGGCGCCAGCCAACCGGCCAGATAACGTCGTGCCCCAAGTTTCATTGTGAGTCGTCCCGTTATTCGAGTAGAGCGCCTGTCCAAGTGTTACAGGCTCGGAGAAGTCAGCACCGGCACTCTGGTGCATGATGCCAACCGCTGGTGGCACCGGGTTCGAGGAAAGCCGGATCCCTATACCAAGATCGGGAGCCAAAATCACAACAAGACCGCCATCACGGACATCGATCTCTGGGCGCTGAATGATGTGAACTTCGAGGTCAAGCAAGGCGAGATCGTCGGCATCCTGGGGCGCAATGGCGCGGGCAAAAGCACCTTGCTCAAGATTCTCTCGCGCATCACCACCCCCACTGAGGGTGTCGCCAAGGTCAGAGGCCGCCTCGCCAGCCTGCTGGAAGTCGGCACCGGCTTTCACCCGGAACTGACCGGAAGGGAGAACATCTTCCTGAATGGAGCCATACTCGGCATGACGCACGCCGAGGTGGCTGCGAAGTTCGATGAGATCGCGGCCTTCGCCGGAGTGGAGAAGTTCCTCGATACCCCGGTCAAGCGGTACAGCTCCGGCATGTACGTGCGGCTGGCCTTCTCAGTAGCCGCCCACCTTGAACCGGATGTGCTCGTAGTGGATGAAGTGCTGGCCGTAGGTGACGCGGACTTCCAGAAGCGCTGTATCGACCGCATGGATGCCGTCGCAAAGACAGGGCGCACGGTGCTCTTCGTAAGCCACAACCTCGGAGCGGTGGAGGCCCTGTGCAATACGGTGATCCGCTTGTCCGGTGGGAAGCTCGCGGCTCACAGCCATGATGTCTCTGGGGAAATCTCACGCTATCTTGCCGCGAGCGACAGGGATAGTGGCACGAACCTTCCCCTGGCCTTTTCTCACGAGATCACCCTCACGAAGTTCGAGGCAGCACCCAGCCAGGTGCGCCAGGGGAAGTCGGTGAAGATTGACGTGACGCTGGAATCCAATCGCGCGACCCGGCTCACGGATTGCGCGCTGATCATCCTGGATCTCAAAGGCACACGCATCGCCGTGGTGGATCCGCGTATGGATGGAACCATTCCCACGAAGCTCTCCGAGGGCAGTTACCACCTCACCTTTGACATCAAGTCCGTCCCCCTCGTGCCGGGGACCTACAAGGTCGGGCTCTATGTCGTGGCAGACATGACACGGCATAGCGTCATGGGTCTGGTGGAAGTCACCGTGCTCGAAGACTCCGTCAGCAACTTCGTCCCCTACCCCGTGGAACACCGCGGCCTGGTGAACCTGGACTTCGAAGTCCACCAGGGTCAATAGCCCGCGCCTCAAGCCTCATGCAACGAATCAAGGATTACATCGCCATCCTTCGCCTCCGGGTGAAAGGATACTTCCCCTACTTTGGAGCGAAGATATTCAGCCCTCCGAGCAGCATTCTCTTCCGGCGCGTCCGGAGGGAGGGCGTGTTTGAGCGCGTTGTGGCGCAGCGCATGCAGCACTTGGCAAAGTCGGACACCTGGTTCTTCGACATCGGAGCGAATCTCGGGCTCATGTCCGTGCCCGTGCTGGCAAACAATCCCAAAGTGAAGGCGGTTTCCATCGAGCCTTCGCCGAACTCATTTCCGTACCTGAGCAAAACCCGCGAGGCCTCGGCTTTCCGGGACAGATGGAATGTGGTGTCGAAGGCCGTGAGCAATACCAAGGGCAAGGTGGACTTCGTCCTCGCCGATTCCGGCAACAGCGCCTTCGAAGGCATGAAGAACACCGGCCGGGTGGACATGAGCCGTACCATCTCCGTCGAGACGAGCCCGCTCGACGATATCTGGGCGGAGTTTGGACGTCCCGATGTGTCTCTCATCAAGATCGATGTGGAGGGCGCTGAATGCCTGGTGCTCCAGGGTGCTGAGGCACTGCTCAAGCAATGCCGCCCGACGATCATCCTGGAGTGGACCCCGGCAAACCTGGGCGCCTATGGCGTGGCCGTCGAGGACCTGCTGACCTTTGCCTCCGAACGCGGCTATCGCGTGTTCGACCTCGATAACATCCTGCCCATTCAGGAGGCTGAACACCTGCGCATGCTCTGCCAACTCAGGCAGGAAAACTTCATTCTTGTCCCCCTCGATCTCCCATCTCGATAAGACCCACAACCCACACCATGAAATCTCTCTTCTTGAAAGTAGCGAAGCGCGTGGCGCCCAAGTTTGGCCTGCGGGTCACGGAGTCCTCCGATCCGAGGAACTTTTTCCACGCGTTTTTCTATCTGCGTCATACCGGATGCCGCCTTGAGCACCTGGCGAGTCTGCGGTTGCCCGTTCGTGGGCAGCGCGTGCTGGAAGTCGGCGCCGGCATTGGAGATCACTCGCGCTACTACCGCGATCGCGGCTGCCAGATTACGATCACGGAGCCGCGCGAAGACAATCTTGCCCTCCTGCGATACCGCTTCCCTGACGCAGACATTCGCAAGCACGACCTCGAAGCCCCAGGACCGGAACTGGACAATGAAACCTTCGACATCACCCACTGCTACGGAACCCTGTATCACCTGGGAAATCCCGAGGCCACGCTTGAGTATCTGGCCAAGCTGACGCGCGGCATGCTCCTTCTGGAAACCTGCGTTTCGTTCGGCGACAAACTGGAGATCAACCTCGTTCCCGAAAACCTTGCAGACCCCACGCAGGCGACGTCGGGATCCGGCTGCAGGCCGACGCGGCCCTGGCTCTTTGAGCAACTGAAGAAGTCCTTCCCCTACGTGTACGTGCCGGTGACCCAGCCGAATCATCCGGAGTTTCCCACGGACTGGACCCGTCCGGAGTTGCACACGGCGCCGCTCACCCGCGCCATCTTCATTGCCTCAAGAACTCCGCTGACGAATGACCAGCTCACGACCAGCCTGCCCCCGGTGCAAGAGAAGCATCCCTGATAAGAGCCGCACCGGCGAAAGGTAACTGCTCATGGTCGAGTCTCCCGTAATGCCGGGTCTTCACACAACTTCGGTCACCAACTCGAAGCATCCGTCCACCACGCCGCGGATCTCTGTGATCCTGCCGACGCGCAATGCACGGAGCTTTCTCAGCGAGCGGATTCAAAGCATCCTCAAGCAAACGGTCACTGACTGGGAGCTTGTTGCCTGTGACAGTCACTCGGAAGACGGGACCTGGGAGTATCTCGAATCCTTTGCCGGCGATTCACGAGTGCACCTTCATCGGATACCGGTGGAGGGTTTGTATGCGGGCTGGAATGATTGTCTCAAGCGCGCCACTGGCGAGTACATCTACATCGCCACGGCGGACGACACCATGGATGCGGATTGCCTTGAAAAGCTTTCGCGCGCCCTGGATGAGAATCCCAATGCGGACCTCGCACTCTGCCCCGTCGGTTGGATTGACGAGGAGGGCAATGCCATTTCGGGAAGCCAGCGGGAGATACACCGGTTTCTCGATGCCCACCTGAGCGAAGGCCGGACCCGGATTTCGAAGGAATCGATGTTCCTCATGCTGGCCAGCTTTTCCTGGGGCGTGGGGAGTGTGACGGGCCTGCTGTTCCGCCGCAGTCTATTGAAACGCACGGGCATGTTTCCGACCGACCTGGCATTCCTCGGAGATGCCGAGTGGTCTTTGAGAGCGAGTCTGGCCACGGACGTCATCTGGGTCGGGAATACCAAAGCCACCTGGCGCGTGCACCCCACCCAGGCGTCCAAGAAATTCTCCCTGCAAGAAGCGTGGCACTTCAGGGAAGCGCTGAGAAGGGTACTGGATGACCCAAAATCCCCCATCCCTGTCAGTTGGAAAGAAGTGCATGATTGGCGAAAGCTATTGCTTCGTCCGCGCACCTTGCAGGCGGAAATGTGCACCAACCTGACACGGGCAAACATCATCAATCATCGAAAGCGTGCACTCCAGTGGTGCATCGATGCCTGGCGGGTCTCGCCCGGCATTCTCTTCCGCCGCATGGTCACGGGCTTCGGCATTGGCTCGGACTGGTCTCGCCCAGCCTCATCCATCTTTGAGGAATGGCTGGGCATCTTCAATCCTTCATGGCCTCCCGTGCGCCTGCATACGGACAGAGTCCCGACGCATGCTGCACGCAGAACCATCAACGCTCCTTCGCAAACAAAAGCGGAAGTGGCAACGAACAGCGCGGAAGACCAAGCTTCTCCTTCCGGATCCAGTGTCCGGAAAGCCACGCACTTGCTGCTGATATCCACCGACTTCCAGGATGGAGGGGGAGGGCATCTGTGTCTGCTGCGTCACGCCAAACGATTGAATGCCTCAGGCATTCCCACCAGCCTCCTGACGCAGGAACTGCATCGCGAGCGCGTGAAGCACAAGTTCTTTGGGAAGTCCGACTTCGATGCCGTGTACCTGATCCCGCGGCGCAGATGGTTCTGGCCTCCGATGTTCTACCGGCTCCCGTGGACCATCGCGCTCAGGAGATTTCTCATCGTCCTGGACGGCGTCATGACCATCCTCCGCGCCAGGCCAAATGGCATCCTCATGGCCTTCAATGGGAGTAGCCTCTCACTCTGGTCCCGGCTGGCAAACAAGCTGCGCATCCCCACGGGCGTCATCGTCTACGATCTTCGTGAGTTGTGGGCCGAGTCCCCTCAAGAACGAAGGAAGATGCAGGCGGATACGCGTGGCACGCTGAAGCGTGCTTCCGTGCTGTGGTTTGTTTGCGAAGAACTGCAGGAGGAATACCTGCGACGCGTGCCCGATCTTGACCCTGCTCTCTGCCGCATCCTGCCCCCCATTCCGGGCCGCATCCAGGTGCCACCACCCCAGTGGCGGGAGGAGTTTAGCGAAAGCACGACCATCACCTTCGCCGGTGGTCTGAAGTCCTCGAACCACGATGTCTTCCGCGCCCTGATGTCCGAAATGCGAGAGTCCAATGGTCGTCTCGTGATCATCACTCAAGAGAAGAGACTCGCATCGCTGGAGCAGGAACTGGGCGACTATCGCGACGTATTGGAGTTGCGCGCCATCCCGGAAAATCCTCCGGATGGCATCAAGTGGGCCGCAGCAAACTCCACCTGCCTGCTCGTACATTACAGTTTTGATACCGCAGCGGAGGAGCTTTCCCTGACAAGCTTCCCCAGCAAGCTGCTGGAGTACTCTCACCTCGGTCTGCCCATCCTGATTGCCGCGCCTGCGAATACAACGGTGGGCAAGTGGGCGCAGAGAGTCGACTGGCCGCTGTGGCTTGACTCCCTGGAGCCCGCGAAGATACAGGACGCGCTGGAGCGTCTGAAGCACGAGGACTTCTGGCACTTCTGTGTCCACAAGAGTCGTGAATATGCCGAGGGCGATTTCTGTCCGGATGTGATTCACGAAAACTTCACGGCGGACATCTGTGAAATGTTGGGCAAGCCTGCAGGTTCTCTTGGGCGCAGTGCCTGAGCTACTGCGGGATATCGAGTAAGAGTACTCCGTCAACGATGGGTCACTTCCGATTGCTGCTCGCCCTCCTGGTGGTGGTGGCACACACCATACCTCCCGGTACGCTTACCGTGATTCATGGTGAGGTGGCGGTGAGACTCTTCTTCGCGGTGTCAGGCTTCTACATGGCCATGATCCTGGCGGAAAAATATCGTGCCGGTCACCCTGGCCGCCTGTGGCTCTTCTATTCCAACCGCGCACTGCGCATCCTTCCGCAGCTGTGGATGGCGATCCTGGCGGAAGTGGCCCTCGCCTTTATCCTTCTCGGGTTTGGTTCCCTTCCCGAGGGTCACTGGCTGACGGATCTCCGCAGACTATTTCATGAGGGGCATCTGGGCCTGCTGACGGCATACATCACTGCGCAGCTTTCCGGATTCGGAGTGGACTGCTTCTTTCTCTTCTCCCTCTCTCCGGATCTCATCCCCTCACTCTATGCCGGCAAGATGGAGGGATTCATTCGCGGCTGGAGGCCGCTGCCCCTGGCGCATGCATGGAGCATCTCATGCGAGTTGTGCTTTTACGTCGCGGCTCCGTTTCTGACTCGCTTGCGCAGTTGGGGTCTTGCTCTTGTCATCCTCGGAAGCGCACTGCTTCTCATGGCACTGCCCAGGCTGACGTCCCCTTCCTTCGCCTCGGTCGCGGGTAGTTTTTGGTTTCCGATGCAATTCGGCTACTTCGTCCTCGGGATTCTTTCTTACCGCGTGTACGATAAGGTAAGGACGTTTACTCCTTCGACTGGTCTGAACGGGGTACGCATTGGCATTGTTGCCGCTCTTGGGCTGTCGATGGTGTTCTATACTCCGCTGGCAGCTTTGAGCCATACGCTGAGCCAAATATTGCTTTACGGACTCGCAGCACTTGCGATTCCCGTTCTTTTTCAATGGAGCGTACGGTCGAAATGGGACCGCTCCGTGGGAGAGTTGTCATACCCCGTATATTTGGTGCACATTACGGTCAAAACGGCGCTGCTTGCTCCCTGGATCAACGCCCTCTTTGGCGGCGCGTTTCAAAACCCTTTCGTTTACATGCTGACCACCATGACCATTTCATGCGGACTGAGCTGGGTCATGCTTCGTCTCATTGATCTCCCCATCAATCAATGGCGACAATCCCGGGTGCTCAAGGCCTATGCCCGGCGGAGCGGCTAGGGATTCATTGCCAAGTCCTACCCACCACTTGCACCAACACACAACATCACAACCACAGATGCTGACCAACCCGGTCAGGTTGTGTTTCCGTTCCAAACGCCTGCCCGCGCTGGCAAAGTTCTACCAGTACGTCTACCATCGCAGGCGCCGTTCCCATCTTGGCATTGCAATGGACTTTGTTCTGCGCCGGGTTTATGCGGCGACGCTAGCGATGCATCGTCGTCCGGCGCTTGGATCGTTCGACTACCTGCCCGGCGACAAGTCGATTGAGATACAATTCGATGCGAGGAACACCCAGTTCCACGCCATCTACCTGCCGAAGTTCGCCGAAGGCTACGAACCGGAAACCTCAGTGCTGCTGGATGCCTTTCTTCAAGACACCGGTGTCTTGTGGGACATTGGCAGCAACTGGGGATACTTCCCGCTGTATGCCTGCGCACGACCCGAGTTCACTGGCGAAGTGCAGGCGTTCGAGCCCACGCCTGCAACGTT
Protein-coding regions in this window:
- a CDS encoding polysaccharide ABC transporter ATP-binding protein, encoding MSRPVIRVERLSKCYRLGEVSTGTLVHDANRWWHRVRGKPDPYTKIGSQNHNKTAITDIDLWALNDVNFEVKQGEIVGILGRNGAGKSTLLKILSRITTPTEGVAKVRGRLASLLEVGTGFHPELTGRENIFLNGAILGMTHAEVAAKFDEIAAFAGVEKFLDTPVKRYSSGMYVRLAFSVAAHLEPDVLVVDEVLAVGDADFQKRCIDRMDAVAKTGRTVLFVSHNLGAVEALCNTVIRLSGGKLAAHSHDVSGEISRYLAASDRDSGTNLPLAFSHEITLTKFEAAPSQVRQGKSVKIDVTLESNRATRLTDCALIILDLKGTRIAVVDPRMDGTIPTKLSEGSYHLTFDIKSVPLVPGTYKVGLYVVADMTRHSVMGLVEVTVLEDSVSNFVPYPVEHRGLVNLDFEVHQGQ
- a CDS encoding FkbM family methyltransferase, which codes for MQRIKDYIAILRLRVKGYFPYFGAKIFSPPSSILFRRVRREGVFERVVAQRMQHLAKSDTWFFDIGANLGLMSVPVLANNPKVKAVSIEPSPNSFPYLSKTREASAFRDRWNVVSKAVSNTKGKVDFVLADSGNSAFEGMKNTGRVDMSRTISVETSPLDDIWAEFGRPDVSLIKIDVEGAECLVLQGAEALLKQCRPTIILEWTPANLGAYGVAVEDLLTFASERGYRVFDLDNILPIQEAEHLRMLCQLRQENFILVPLDLPSR
- a CDS encoding methyltransferase domain-containing protein, whose product is MKSLFLKVAKRVAPKFGLRVTESSDPRNFFHAFFYLRHTGCRLEHLASLRLPVRGQRVLEVGAGIGDHSRYYRDRGCQITITEPREDNLALLRYRFPDADIRKHDLEAPGPELDNETFDITHCYGTLYHLGNPEATLEYLAKLTRGMLLLETCVSFGDKLEINLVPENLADPTQATSGSGCRPTRPWLFEQLKKSFPYVYVPVTQPNHPEFPTDWTRPELHTAPLTRAIFIASRTPLTNDQLTTSLPPVQEKHP
- a CDS encoding glycosyltransferase is translated as MVESPVMPGLHTTSVTNSKHPSTTPRISVILPTRNARSFLSERIQSILKQTVTDWELVACDSHSEDGTWEYLESFAGDSRVHLHRIPVEGLYAGWNDCLKRATGEYIYIATADDTMDADCLEKLSRALDENPNADLALCPVGWIDEEGNAISGSQREIHRFLDAHLSEGRTRISKESMFLMLASFSWGVGSVTGLLFRRSLLKRTGMFPTDLAFLGDAEWSLRASLATDVIWVGNTKATWRVHPTQASKKFSLQEAWHFREALRRVLDDPKSPIPVSWKEVHDWRKLLLRPRTLQAEMCTNLTRANIINHRKRALQWCIDAWRVSPGILFRRMVTGFGIGSDWSRPASSIFEEWLGIFNPSWPPVRLHTDRVPTHAARRTINAPSQTKAEVATNSAEDQASPSGSSVRKATHLLLISTDFQDGGGGHLCLLRHAKRLNASGIPTSLLTQELHRERVKHKFFGKSDFDAVYLIPRRRWFWPPMFYRLPWTIALRRFLIVLDGVMTILRARPNGILMAFNGSSLSLWSRLANKLRIPTGVIVYDLRELWAESPQERRKMQADTRGTLKRASVLWFVCEELQEEYLRRVPDLDPALCRILPPIPGRIQVPPPQWREEFSESTTITFAGGLKSSNHDVFRALMSEMRESNGRLVIITQEKRLASLEQELGDYRDVLELRAIPENPPDGIKWAAANSTCLLVHYSFDTAAEELSLTSFPSKLLEYSHLGLPILIAAPANTTVGKWAQRVDWPLWLDSLEPAKIQDALERLKHEDFWHFCVHKSREYAEGDFCPDVIHENFTADICEMLGKPAGSLGRSA
- a CDS encoding acyltransferase, with protein sequence MGHFRLLLALLVVVAHTIPPGTLTVIHGEVAVRLFFAVSGFYMAMILAEKYRAGHPGRLWLFYSNRALRILPQLWMAILAEVALAFILLGFGSLPEGHWLTDLRRLFHEGHLGLLTAYITAQLSGFGVDCFFLFSLSPDLIPSLYAGKMEGFIRGWRPLPLAHAWSISCELCFYVAAPFLTRLRSWGLALVILGSALLLMALPRLTSPSFASVAGSFWFPMQFGYFVLGILSYRVYDKVRTFTPSTGLNGVRIGIVAALGLSMVFYTPLAALSHTLSQILLYGLAALAIPVLFQWSVRSKWDRSVGELSYPVYLVHITVKTALLAPWINALFGGAFQNPFVYMLTTMTISCGLSWVMLRLIDLPINQWRQSRVLKAYARRSG